Proteins from one Desulfocurvus vexinensis DSM 17965 genomic window:
- a CDS encoding DUF5675 family protein: MNLEPVVEIVRLEESAQGTFGALRVNKQVLCVTLEPPDRLNERNTSCIPAQQYRCARTVSPRFGETFTVQDVPGRSQVIFHGGNTVADTQGCVLLGERFAPPGAARGVQDSKRALAAFLDALRGHDGFHLTIHQHY, from the coding sequence ATGAACCTGGAACCCGTGGTGGAGATCGTGCGGCTGGAGGAGTCGGCCCAGGGCACTTTCGGGGCGCTGCGCGTGAACAAGCAGGTGTTGTGCGTGACCCTGGAGCCGCCGGACCGGCTCAACGAGCGCAACACCTCGTGCATCCCGGCCCAGCAGTACCGCTGCGCGCGCACCGTGTCGCCGCGCTTCGGCGAAACCTTCACCGTGCAGGACGTGCCCGGGCGCAGCCAGGTGATCTTCCACGGCGGCAACACCGTGGCCGACACCCAGGGCTGCGTGCTGCTGGGCGAACGCTTCGCCCCGCCCGGCGCCGCGCGCGGCGTGCAGGACAGCAAGCGGGCCCTGGCGGCGTTCCTGGACGCCCTGCGCGGGCACGACGGCTTCCACCTGACCATCCACCAGCACTACTAG
- a CDS encoding terminase small subunit yields the protein MTTSKACITTDETGRGARPLPARQQRFVAEYAVLGNAGEAALRAGYAAATAPARGRALLARPEVARAVALALNGPGDMDGPGGAPGAPQGGQDHDAVTREWVVARLREVAERCMQAAPAAPARGAAGAEGPQYKFDAGAAIRALGLLGKHLGMFGPREADEAGAHETALEELQ from the coding sequence ATGACGACCAGCAAAGCATGCATCACCACTGACGAAACCGGGCGGGGCGCCAGGCCCCTGCCCGCACGCCAGCAGCGCTTCGTGGCCGAGTACGCCGTGCTCGGCAACGCGGGCGAGGCGGCGCTCCGGGCGGGCTACGCCGCCGCCACGGCCCCGGCCCGGGGCCGGGCCCTGCTGGCGCGGCCCGAGGTGGCCCGCGCCGTGGCCCTGGCCCTGAACGGCCCGGGCGACATGGACGGTCCGGGCGGCGCGCCCGGCGCCCCCCAGGGCGGCCAGGACCACGACGCCGTGACCCGCGAATGGGTCGTGGCCAGGCTGCGCGAGGTGGCCGAGCGCTGCATGCAGGCCGCGCCTGCCGCCCCCGCCCGGGGCGCCGCCGGGGCCGAGGGGCCCCAGTACAAGTTCGACGCGGGCGCGGCCATTCGCGCCCTGGGGCTGCTGGGCAAGCATCTGGGCATGTTCGGCCCGCGCGAGGCCGACGAGGCCGGGGCCCACGAAACCGCACTGGAAGAACTGCAATGA
- a CDS encoding portal protein, producing MQQHTTHDAAPTARQAGPGPGAAHAADARELARTTRQHFEALQRARQPFDSIWEEVAEHMGPAYAGFTSEPGHPRRRREDLVDSTARRAANIFAAGMLAGVSSPSQRWFALGLEARELMDLPGARAWLQEVEDRFYATLERCGYYPQQALGYHQAGLFGWQCLFVDEDPAVPDAGIRFRALPLHEVYIDENHQGEVDTVMRRFRLTARQAAERFGAERLSGALRRALGQRRAEDREVEFLHAVTPAPRQGRCAGARQGLAYRSVYMELAGGHVLSVGGYAELPYVVTRAHRLPGTAYSYSPGTEALADAKMINEMKRLILEAGQLAVAPPYLVPDDGFVGRFSFEPRAMNYYRRAEGNSLADFGPLGVGGDPRFSFDLLAATRQDIHEAFFVDLFLAVSQRARTGSTPTALEVAELTAERMFLLGPLLVNQQRENFQRLFERLFRLMSRRGELPPAPPELAGQGLRVEYVSPLMLAQREAQARSVLRTYAEIAPIVAVAPQVLDLFHHDENVRRIMEQRGFPQTGVRTPDEVAALRQARGLAALAGELGAAGLPVAPGGAVGAQPGPVAPPQAALAPGAGEVG from the coding sequence ATGCAACAGCACACGACTCACGACGCCGCGCCCACCGCGCGGCAGGCCGGGCCCGGCCCCGGCGCCGCCCACGCGGCGGACGCCCGCGAGCTGGCCCGGACCACGCGCCAGCACTTCGAGGCCCTGCAACGGGCCCGCCAGCCCTTCGACTCCATCTGGGAGGAGGTGGCCGAGCACATGGGCCCGGCCTACGCGGGCTTCACCAGCGAGCCCGGGCACCCCCGGCGCCGCCGCGAGGACCTGGTGGACTCCACCGCCCGGCGCGCGGCGAACATCTTCGCCGCCGGGATGCTGGCCGGGGTTTCCTCGCCCTCGCAGCGCTGGTTCGCCCTGGGCCTGGAGGCCCGGGAGCTGATGGACCTGCCCGGGGCCCGGGCCTGGCTCCAGGAGGTGGAGGACCGCTTCTACGCGACCCTGGAGCGCTGCGGCTACTACCCGCAGCAGGCCCTGGGCTACCACCAGGCCGGGCTCTTCGGCTGGCAGTGCCTGTTCGTGGACGAAGACCCGGCGGTGCCGGACGCGGGCATCCGCTTCCGGGCCCTGCCCCTGCACGAGGTCTACATCGACGAGAACCACCAGGGCGAGGTGGACACCGTCATGCGCCGCTTCCGGCTCACGGCGCGCCAGGCCGCCGAGCGCTTCGGCGCCGAGCGCCTGTCGGGCGCCCTGCGCCGGGCCCTGGGCCAGCGCCGCGCCGAGGACCGCGAGGTGGAGTTCCTGCACGCCGTGACCCCGGCCCCGCGCCAGGGGCGTTGCGCGGGCGCCCGCCAGGGCCTGGCCTACCGCTCGGTCTACATGGAGCTGGCGGGCGGGCATGTACTGTCCGTGGGCGGCTACGCCGAGCTGCCCTATGTGGTCACCCGGGCCCACCGCCTGCCGGGCACGGCCTACAGCTACAGCCCCGGCACCGAGGCCCTGGCCGACGCCAAGATGATCAACGAGATGAAGCGGCTGATCCTGGAGGCCGGGCAGTTGGCCGTGGCCCCGCCGTATCTGGTGCCCGACGACGGCTTCGTGGGCCGCTTCAGCTTCGAGCCCCGGGCCATGAACTACTACCGCCGCGCCGAGGGCAACAGCCTGGCGGACTTCGGCCCGCTGGGCGTGGGCGGCGACCCGCGCTTCTCCTTCGACCTGCTGGCGGCCACCAGGCAGGACATCCACGAGGCCTTTTTCGTGGACCTGTTCCTGGCCGTGAGCCAGCGGGCGCGGACCGGGAGTACGCCCACGGCCCTGGAGGTGGCCGAGCTGACCGCCGAGCGCATGTTCCTGCTCGGGCCGCTCTTGGTGAACCAGCAGCGCGAGAACTTCCAGCGCCTGTTCGAGCGTCTGTTCCGGCTCATGTCGCGGCGCGGGGAGCTGCCGCCCGCGCCGCCGGAGCTGGCTGGGCAGGGGCTGCGCGTGGAGTACGTCAGCCCGCTGATGCTGGCCCAGCGCGAGGCCCAGGCGCGCTCGGTGCTGCGCACCTACGCGGAGATCGCGCCCATCGTCGCCGTGGCGCCCCAGGTGCTGGACCTGTTCCACCACGACGAGAACGTGCGCCGGATCATGGAGCAGCGCGGCTTTCCCCAGACCGGGGTGCGCACGCCCGACGAGGTGGCGGCCCTGCGCCAGGCGCGCGGGCTGGCGGCCCTGGCCGGAGAGCTGGGCGCGGCGGGGCTTCCCGTTGCCCCCGGGGGCGCGGTGGGCGCGCAGCCGGGCCCCGTGGCACCCCCGCAGGCCGCCCTTGCCCCCGGCGCCGGGGAGGTGGGCTGA
- a CDS encoding major capsid protein, with protein sequence MSTASTLRDLSARFATRQPDQVDWLTEETPVLDVIPFEEASHALWNVYDEVADVTGGGFVDMDAPLGSIDVGTRLKKVDLSILGARMFLPEDKAKAMGGRDAYFAKKLPKALRKLGVDAEKAIVYGNLRKYALDAGRLMDAGGQDDKGYSLLAVRFVPGETTGLYSSNTFRQGGILDVRSVGGGTLYEDERGVLGYGVRIKGYFGIQIANPETVAALVNITPDTPPTAMQVDNLLDMVRGGAGTFLFCHRKVMSILAEAGKGAAFQMTASERNVDRRIAEWNGVPIVTSYNFADAAEATVPVN encoded by the coding sequence ATGAGCACCGCTTCGACCCTGCGGGACCTGAGTGCCCGCTTCGCCACCCGCCAGCCCGACCAGGTGGACTGGCTGACCGAGGAGACCCCGGTCCTGGACGTGATCCCCTTCGAGGAGGCCTCCCACGCCCTGTGGAACGTCTACGACGAGGTGGCCGACGTGACCGGCGGCGGCTTCGTGGACATGGACGCGCCCCTGGGCAGCATCGACGTGGGCACCCGGCTGAAGAAGGTGGACCTGTCCATCCTCGGGGCGCGGATGTTCCTGCCCGAGGACAAGGCCAAGGCCATGGGCGGGCGCGACGCCTACTTCGCCAAGAAGCTGCCCAAGGCCCTGCGCAAGCTCGGCGTGGACGCCGAAAAGGCCATCGTCTACGGCAACCTGCGCAAATACGCCCTGGACGCCGGGCGGCTCATGGACGCCGGCGGCCAGGACGACAAGGGCTACAGCCTGCTGGCCGTGCGCTTCGTGCCCGGCGAGACCACGGGCCTGTATTCCAGCAACACCTTCCGCCAGGGCGGCATCCTCGACGTGCGCTCCGTGGGCGGCGGCACGCTCTACGAGGACGAGCGCGGCGTGCTGGGCTACGGCGTGCGCATCAAGGGCTACTTCGGCATCCAGATCGCCAACCCCGAGACCGTGGCGGCCCTGGTGAACATCACCCCCGACACCCCGCCCACGGCCATGCAGGTGGACAACCTGCTGGACATGGTCCGCGGCGGGGCGGGCACCTTCCTGTTCTGCCACCGCAAGGTCATGAGCATCCTGGCCGAGGCGGGCAAGGGCGCGGCCTTCCAGATGACCGCCTCCGAGCGCAACGTGGACCGGCGCATCGCCGAGTGGAACGGCGTGCCCATCGTCACCAGCTACAACTTCGCCGACGCCGCCGAGGCGACGGTGCCCGTCAATTAG